The Deltaproteobacteria bacterium region CTGCGTACTCCCGGCGGATATGCCAACTCAATCATGCGAAGGCAATAACGACTGCCCAATGGGTATGTTCTGTGACCTTGGCACATCATCATGTGTCGACTGCCTATCAGACGACCACTGTGACCTCGGCTTAAGCTGCATGGAAGGTGGCGTATGTGGGGATCCAAGCATCGACCCAGAAGTTGACCCAGGTGACACGGGTGCTGGAAGTAGCTGCGAAGAAGCTGAGGACTGCCCTGTTGGTTATGATTGTGTGGATGGCCAGTGTGCTCCTACACAAAACCAAGGCCTATCGTGTGACGACCAAAGTGATTGCGACGTATATGGCCGTGTTTGTGTCTCGGGCCAATGTGAGCCTTGTGGCGCAAGTGTTGCCTGCCCAGATGCGCTTGAGTGCAGTGCTGGAATTTGTATCGATCCAAATGAAACACCTGAAGGCGGTGGCGGCGGCGGTCTTGACGGACTCGATGGACTGGGCGGCCTCGGTGATATTTGCACAAGTTATTCAGACTGCCCTGGTAATCAGGCATGTGATGCGATGAGCTTCAGCTGCTTCGCATGTACTGCAGATACCGATTGCAACGGCATCTTTGATATGTTAATGGCTGGTCCAGCGAGTTGCTGTACGGCAGCCATGGCTGCTTCAGGTCAGTGTTCTTCTGGTAGTTGTGTGCCTCAGTAAGCTAGATTGAATCGTTAGATAGGAAAAGCCTCAGCTATGCTGGGGCTTTTTTTTTGGTGTGGTCTCATCAAAAGATGGTGACTGAGGGGATGGTTGGGCCGGATTTAGGCCCCGATATGGGAGAGAATCTCTTTCATCTTGTCGTTTGAAATTGGTTTCGAGACTAAGCCGAATCCCATACTCGCAGCTTTACGCTGAGACTCTTCTTTGACGTTGGCGGTGAGCATCGTCATGTAGGCGTCTGGAAATCTCTTCTTGAGCGCTGCTCCGAGCGTAAAGCCATCCATTTCAGGCATATTGATGTCGAGAATCGCTAAATCCAGCTGGACCGATTCCGTTTTCATGAGTGCGTCCTTACCGCCTTCAGCGATAATAACGTTCCAATTCGAGTACTGTTGCTTTAAGAAAGTTTCGACCCATAAGCGGGATACGAAGCTGTCATCAACAATTAAAACAGTTTTAGGATCCGACATCGCTCGCTACACCTTGTTTGAGATGAGAGTAGTAAGTTTTGAACGCGCTTACCGCTCCCTAAAAGTATAGGCAATTTTTTGGGATTGCGGAAGTTTTCAAGAGTTTCTGAGGCTTATTTAGCTATTTAGGTCGTAAATTTGGCCTTTATCGATGGCTCGATCTGCTTGTGCCATGAGCATTTCCATAGCCTTACCCATCACGGCAAACCTAGGGTCTTGAGTGTGCCCCTTAACGAATCGGGCGTAGATTTGTTGAACAATGACGCCAATCTTGAAGAGTGCGTAGGCATAATAGAAGAGAACGTGGTCCACGTTGTGCCCAGTGCGTTTGCTGTAGCGCTCCACAAAGTCCTGCCGGCTCAGGTTGCCGGGCAGATGAGTTGGTCCAATGGGCAGCATCTTGAGGGGTTCTGGGTCGTCTTTCTGGAGCCAGTAGCCAAGTGTGGTCCCAAGATCCATCAGAGGGTCGCCCACGGTCGCCATCTCCCAATCAAGAATAGCGATGATTTTGGTCCAGTCGTCAGGATCAAGAACAACATTGTCATACTTGTAATCGTTGTGGATCAGGGTCGCACCGGCGTCAGGCGGCATGTTTTGAGCGAGCCACTGCCCTACTTGTTCCACGACCTGGACGTCATCTGTTTGTGCGGCTCGGTATCTGCGGGTCCAGCCACTGACTTGGCGCTCGACGTAGCCCTCGGGTTTACCGAAGCTTTGGAGCCCGGCGGCTTGGATGTCGACGTTGTGTACATCCGCGAGCGTGTCGATGAGTGAAGTGGAAAGCTTGCGCATCAGGTCTTCCGAGAGGCCATCACTCACTCCAACGCCTTGGCGCAAGATGATGCCTCGTTTGCGTTCCATGATGTAGAACGAAGCGCCAAGGACCGAGTCATCGTCGCAGTACACCCAGGGTTTGGGCGCTCGGCTAAAAATGGGGTTTAGACCGCTGAGCACTTTGAATTCGCGGCTCATATCGTGGCCACTTTTGATTTTCGCTCCAAATGGTGGACGTCTAAGCACAAGCTCACGGTCGCCGATGCGAAGCAGATAAGTCAGGTTTGAGTGCCCTTTTGGGAATTGCTCAACCTCGATGGTGCCCGCTAAATCAGGTGCGTGGGCTTTTAGGTAGGCCTCGAGGGCGGCAATGGGAAGTTCCTCACCGCTCCTGGGTTCGCGTGTGGCGTCAATTTTGATTTTACTCATGGCTTCACAGGCTCTGCGTAGCTTTTTAATATTCGCTTGGCGACCGATGCCTTATGGACCTCGTCGGGACCATCATAGATTCGGGCGCCGCGCTCGTGGCGATACCACCATGCCAGAATGAGGTCATCCGTGATGCCCATTGCGCCATGAGTTTGGATGGCGCGGTCTAGAATGCGCTGCAGAATCCCAGCTACATAGAACTTGATGACTGAAATTTTATCTCGAGAAGCGTAGGTGCCGTCTTTGTCGATGGCCCACGCTGCTTCCAGAACCATCAATCGTGCGGCATTGATTTCAGCGCGGCTCTCAGCGATCCACTGTTGAATCGTCTGTTTGCTGCCAAGGGTGCGGCCCGGTGTGATGATACGCGTGGCGGCACGCTTGCACATTAAATCGAAGGCCCGTTCGCATATGCCAATCCAGCGCATGCAGTGATGAATGCGTCCTGGTCCGAGGCGCTCCTGAGCAATGATAAAGCCGCTGCCTCCTTGACCAAGAATATTGGTCATGGGGACTCGGCAATCGGTGTAGCGAATTTCAGCGTGACTGTTGTAGTCGCTCCCGGGCTCACCCATCACGGAGATATTTCTCACAAGCTCAAATCCGGGCGTGTTGGTTGGAACGATGATTTGGCTTGTTCGACCGTGCGGTGGTGCCTCTGGGTGAGTCACTGCCATCACAATGGCAAAAGCTGAGCCGTCGGCCGATGAGGTAAACCACTTGTGGCCGTTGATGACCCATTCATCTCCATCTTGAACCGCTGTGGTGTCCATTATTGTGGGATTGGAGCCAGGATTCTCTGGCTCGGTCATTGAAAAGCAGCTTCGAGTCTCGCCCGCCATCAAAGGTTTGAGGTATTTTTCTTTTTGTTCGTCTGTGCCGTGCTGAAGGAGAACTTCCATATTGCCAACGTCAGGTGCTTGGCAGTTGAATACATAGTGTCCCAATGGGCTGTAGCCCAGTGCCTCGCTTACATGACCGAAGTCCATCAGGGATAAGCCCAGGCCTCCGTGCTCTTTGTGAAGGAACGGAGCCCAGAGGCCCAGCTTCTTAACCTCTTCACGTTTTTTCGCGAGTAAGGGTACGAGCTCTCTGAACTCTTTTCCGGTGAATTGAGGCTCGAGCGGGATGAGTTCTTCCTCAACAAATGCTCGGATGGTTTGACTGATCTCAAGTGTCTTGGGTGCTATCGAAAAATCCACGGTAATAGCCTCTCGGTAAGAATGAGTTCTGAGACTGTTGAATCGCAAGGTGGCTGCTTGGGGTCAAGCCCCAGGAGGAGTACGAGGCTTTTTATAAGGCACCATGAGCTTGCGGGCGGCATCTTCTTTCGCTCTCTCGGCGCTCCGGTCGTAACGAAGGGTTGATTGCGGATTGCGGTGCCCTGCTAGATGTTGAACTGCGCCTAATGCTGCGCCCTGGTCCAAAAGGTTGGATATAAAGCTTTGCCGCAGTTCGTGAGCCGTAAGCGCCTCTAGCCCCGCTTGCTGCCCTCTGTTTTTAACAACCAGCAGCACCGACTGGTCAGTCATTCGGTGCTTTTGAATGTGGTCGCCTCGGCGAATTCTTTTAAAAAGCGCACCCGGGCTCATCCCGCGATGTTTCATCCAGTCTTTCAGTGCTGCTTGGGCGCCTTGAGGCGGGTAAACCAGCCGAGCCTGAGCACCACGGCCGTGCAGTACTTCAATGCTGCCCTGTTTCTCATCGAAGTGTTTCAGGTTGAGTGCCGTCAGCTCCTGCCTTCTGAGTCCACAACCATAAAGCAAGGCCAGTATGGCGGCATCTCGGCTCGCACGGGCGGTCCCGTTGGTGCAGGTCTTGAATAGCTTGGTGAGTGTGGCGTTTTGAAGGGGCTGATTGCCGATTGGGAGCAGCAGGACATCTTCGTTTGAGAAGGCAGTTGCCTGCCGGTAGGCCTTTTCCGTCATGAGTCCGAGGTGCCATGACGCCTTGAGTACGCCGCGAAGTGCTGTGAGGTGGCGGTTTATCGTGGTTGGTTTGTATCGCTTGAGGAGCTGGGCACGAACCTGAGCTGAGAGTGTTGGCGTCCAGAGCCACCAAGGACAGCTCATGGGCGTGGCCATGCCTTTGGATGCCAGGCTTGCAAGGGTGTTTAGTGCGGATTGCGTAGCCCTTTGTGAGCCTGCGCCAAGGGTAGCAAGGTAGTAGCTCGAGGGGAGTTCCCGAGCCTTGCCGGTGTGAGGTTTAAGTGAATACGCCATAAACGACCCTAACATTAAGTAATGAGAATGTAAATTCTCACTAGTTATTATTAACACCCTAACCTACCACCAGGGGAACTTAACCGCTCACTTCATAAACCCAAGCGAGGCCGACAGTCATACAACTTTCAAGAAGCAATAATGATGATGATTCATAAGGGGAAAATTGCGACCCTCAGTTGGGGGGTTCTGAGGGTCGCAGCCCGTTGGCTATATTTGGGGGGAAAGGGATAGCCAACGAACGTTAGTTGGTGGCCGTCTACAAAGCTCTGGACTAAAGTGCAAGAATTATTTTACGCGTCGCGGTATAACTTGATCTTGGATTGATCTTGGATCAGAACCCCCACGCCGGAAGACCCTCGATAACCAGAAATAGTCATTGAGTACGGCTCAGTAGAGCTACCACCCTCACCTCTTGAAACACTTTCCGGCGGAGCTTAAGAGGCGCCGTGTTCACTAAAATCCCCGGATTGGCCGATGAAATTCAGCGCTCTGAATCCTGGTTGAATCAAACCCAAATCAACCGCGTCACATTTCAAAGGACATACCCATGACCCCACATTTCACTTTTTCGCTATTACTCATAGTTGGGCTCTTCGGCTGCGGCGAGCAATCCCAAGACTCGACACCTCTTAGCTTCCCAAGCACCCATGAAAGTAGCCTCCAATTTCACGCCAGCTTTAATAACTTTTTACATAACGACTTAGACATTCACGTTATTGAGCCCGATGGTACGCACCTTTTTATCGCTCAAGACGAGTCGGAATCAGGCGCGGAGATTAGCCAAGACTGCAACTGTAACGCGTGCAGCACTCAGCCACATGAGAGCATAATATGGTATCAAAATCGGGCAGGTACGGGACTTTACGAGATTTGGGTTGAGGCATCAGATGCGTGTTCATCAGCAGTGGTTGAATCGGAATTTACTCTCAGTGTCCTCGAAGGAGACAAACTCAAAGCCTCTCTGAATGGGAAGCTTAGCGAGGGACAGAGCCAAGTGCTCTACTATCAATTTAGCCCATAATATTGAGGCTTAAGCGGTTTGAGGGTCCTCAAATGAGACCTCAAGAATGGTCAGGACCTTGTTCCCTTTGGGAATACGAATCAACACTTCATCGTCTAATGATTTTCCGAGGAGCGCCCGACCAACCGGCGACTCGATACTGATAAAGCCTCGCGAGGAATCAGTCTCATCCGGGCCCACGATGCGATAAAGACTCTCATCTCCGTCCTCATCTTCCACACGAACCCAGCTGGCAAAAAAGACTTTTCCAATATTGGCGGGCTGTTCGCTTACCACGGTTAGGTTCTCAAGTCGTTTCTTAAGGAAACGGCAGCGACGGTGAATCTCCCGAAGCCTTTTCTTCCCATAAATATACTCGGCGTTCTCGGAACGGTCTCCCTCAGCTGCAGCATCGGATACGCCCTGGGTTACCCTAGGCCGTTCGATAT contains the following coding sequences:
- a CDS encoding response regulator, coding for MSDPKTVLIVDDSFVSRLWVETFLKQQYSNWNVIIAEGGKDALMKTESVQLDLAILDINMPEMDGFTLGAALKKRFPDAYMTMLTANVKEESQRKAASMGFGLVSKPISNDKMKEILSHIGA
- a CDS encoding phosphotransferase family protein, which codes for MSKIKIDATREPRSGEELPIAALEAYLKAHAPDLAGTIEVEQFPKGHSNLTYLLRIGDRELVLRRPPFGAKIKSGHDMSREFKVLSGLNPIFSRAPKPWVYCDDDSVLGASFYIMERKRGIILRQGVGVSDGLSEDLMRKLSTSLIDTLADVHNVDIQAAGLQSFGKPEGYVERQVSGWTRRYRAAQTDDVQVVEQVGQWLAQNMPPDAGATLIHNDYKYDNVVLDPDDWTKIIAILDWEMATVGDPLMDLGTTLGYWLQKDDPEPLKMLPIGPTHLPGNLSRQDFVERYSKRTGHNVDHVLFYYAYALFKIGVIVQQIYARFVKGHTQDPRFAVMGKAMEMLMAQADRAIDKGQIYDLNS
- a CDS encoding acyl-CoA dehydrogenase; protein product: MDFSIAPKTLEISQTIRAFVEEELIPLEPQFTGKEFRELVPLLAKKREEVKKLGLWAPFLHKEHGGLGLSLMDFGHVSEALGYSPLGHYVFNCQAPDVGNMEVLLQHGTDEQKEKYLKPLMAGETRSCFSMTEPENPGSNPTIMDTTAVQDGDEWVINGHKWFTSSADGSAFAIVMAVTHPEAPPHGRTSQIIVPTNTPGFELVRNISVMGEPGSDYNSHAEIRYTDCRVPMTNILGQGGSGFIIAQERLGPGRIHHCMRWIGICERAFDLMCKRAATRIITPGRTLGSKQTIQQWIAESRAEINAARLMVLEAAWAIDKDGTYASRDKISVIKFYVAGILQRILDRAIQTHGAMGITDDLILAWWYRHERGARIYDGPDEVHKASVAKRILKSYAEPVKP
- a CDS encoding tyrosine-type recombinase/integrase, which codes for MAYSLKPHTGKARELPSSYYLATLGAGSQRATQSALNTLASLASKGMATPMSCPWWLWTPTLSAQVRAQLLKRYKPTTINRHLTALRGVLKASWHLGLMTEKAYRQATAFSNEDVLLLPIGNQPLQNATLTKLFKTCTNGTARASRDAAILALLYGCGLRRQELTALNLKHFDEKQGSIEVLHGRGAQARLVYPPQGAQAALKDWMKHRGMSPGALFKRIRRGDHIQKHRMTDQSVLLVVKNRGQQAGLEALTAHELRQSFISNLLDQGAALGAVQHLAGHRNPQSTLRYDRSAERAKEDAARKLMVPYKKPRTPPGA
- the greB gene encoding transcription elongation factor GreB, which produces MAGRYANYITAEGAELLRKELTRLWDIERPRVTQGVSDAAAEGDRSENAEYIYGKKRLREIHRRCRFLKKRLENLTVVSEQPANIGKVFFASWVRVEDEDGDESLYRIVGPDETDSSRGFISIESPVGRALLGKSLDDEVLIRIPKGNKVLTILEVSFEDPQTA